A window of Massilia sp. NR 4-1 genomic DNA:
CGGGGATTCGGGGTATAATCGCCGGTTCTGTCCGAAATACCGTTTCTAATTTCTGAATTCAGGTCTTTACGGATTCTGTCTCTTCTTGGTTTGCAGTAATTTAATTAAGGGGGGTTGGGATGTCCGATCTGGGTACCCACGCCAAGCTGGCGCGTTCAAACGCGCAACTTCCGGTCACCGTCTATTTTGACGAAACGCTTCTGCAGCGTGAAATGCAGCAATTATTCAAGCAAGGCCCGCGTTATATCGGCCATGAGCTGATGATTCCGAACGCGGGCGATTTCATGACCGTGGCGTCGGAAAACGAAGGCCGCATGCTGGTGCGCAGCCCGGCCGGCATCGAGCTGATGTCCAACGTCTGCCGCCACCGCCAGGCGCTGATGTTCAATGGCCGCGGCAACAGCAATAACATCGTCTGCCCGCTGCACCGCTGGACCTACGATCTGAAGGGGGAGCTGATCGGCGCGCCGCACTTCCCCGACACGCCTTGCCTGAACCTGGCCAAGACCCAGTTGCAAAGCTGGAACGGCCTGCTGTTCGAGCAGAATGGCTACAACGTGATGGAAAAGCTGGGCAAGCTGTCCGTCACCAAGGATCTCGATTTCAGCGGCTATATGTTCGACCACGTCGAAATCCACGACTGCGACTACAACTGGAAGACTTTCATCGAAGTCTATCTGGAGGACTACCACGTCGAGCCTTTCCACCCGGGCCTGGGCAGCTTCGTCAGCTGCGACGACCTGCGCTGGGAATTCGGCGAGGATTACAGCGTGCAGACCGTGGGCGTGCATCGCGGCCTGCAGAAATCCGGCTCGCCGGTCTACCAGCGCTGGCAGGAGCAGGTGCTCAAGTTCCGCAACGGCGAACCGCCGCCCTACGGCGCGATCTGGCTGACGCTGTATCCGAACATCATGGTGGAATGGTATCCGCACGTGCTGATCGTCTCCACCCTGTGGCCGGACGGCCCGCAGCGCACCAAGAACGTGGTCGAGTTCTACTATCCGGAAGAAATCATGCTGTTCGAGCGCGAATTCATCGAAGCCGAGCGGGCCGCCTATATGGAAACCTGCATCGAGGACGACGAAATCGGCCAGCGTATGGATGCCGGACGGCGCATCCTGATGCAGCGCGGCGAGAACGACGCCGGGCCGTACCAGTCGCCGATGGAAGACGGCATGCAGCACTTCCACGAGTGGTACCGCAGCAAACTGGACGTATAAGAGTGGTCAGGTAGGACGGCCGCCCGGCGGCAGTAGAACAGGAATACGATGCAATCGCTTTGGATGTTATTTGCCAGTTTCATGTTTGCCGCCATGGGCGTCTGCGTCAAACTCGCTTCCGAAACCTTCTCCACCTCGGAGATCGTGATGTACCGGGGACTGGTCGGCATGACAGTCCTGTTCTGCATGATGCGCATGCAAGGCACCAGCTTCCGCACCACCATGCCCTTTGCCCACTTGTGGCGCGGCGTGGTGGGCGTGGTTTCGCTCTGGCTGTGGTTCTATGCCATCGCCCGCCTGCCGCTCGCCACCGCCATGACCCTCAACTACATGGCGCCGATCTGGATTGCCGTCTGGCTCTTCCTGCACGGCTGGTGGCACGCCAAGAACCACATCGAATGGCCGCTGATCGGCGCCGTCTTCATGAGCTTTATCGGCGTCACCCTGCTGCTGCAGCCGGCCTTCCACTCCAATCAATTGTTCGAAGCGATGCTCGCGCTGTCTTCCAGCGTGCTGTCGGCCATGGCCTATATGCAGGTGCGCAAACTGGGCCTGGCGGGCGAGCCGGAATCGCGCGTGGTCTTCTTCTTCTCCATCACCAATTTCGTGGCCGGCATGGCGGGCCATATCGTGGAAGCAGGCGGCAGCCCCGTGGTCTGGCATATGCCGGACAATACCCGCAGCGCCCTGCTCCTGCTGGGCATCGGCCTGTGCGCCACCGCCGCGCAAGTGGCGATGACGCGCGCCTACCGCCTCGGCAACACCCTGGTGGTCGCCAATCTGCAATACAGCGGCATCGTGTTCTCCAGCTTCTGGGGCATCCTGGTCTTCAGCGACGTGTTCAACTGGCATAGCTGGGCGGGCATCGGCATCATCCTGCTCTCGGGGATGGCCGCAACGTTCTACAATACGCGCAACACAGAACGCGGCAAGGCCATCGCCAAAACCGACCCTATCGCAAGTGAAGTCTGAATCCAAGGATAAGCTGCCATGCACACGACCCTGATTGACGCTTCCACCCTGTCCCGGCATCTGACCGACCCGCACTGGGTCATCCTCGACTGCCGGCACGATCTGATGAATCCCGCCTACGGCAGCGAAACCTTCGCCGCCGGCCATATCC
This region includes:
- a CDS encoding aromatic ring-hydroxylating dioxygenase subunit alpha — protein: MSDLGTHAKLARSNAQLPVTVYFDETLLQREMQQLFKQGPRYIGHELMIPNAGDFMTVASENEGRMLVRSPAGIELMSNVCRHRQALMFNGRGNSNNIVCPLHRWTYDLKGELIGAPHFPDTPCLNLAKTQLQSWNGLLFEQNGYNVMEKLGKLSVTKDLDFSGYMFDHVEIHDCDYNWKTFIEVYLEDYHVEPFHPGLGSFVSCDDLRWEFGEDYSVQTVGVHRGLQKSGSPVYQRWQEQVLKFRNGEPPPYGAIWLTLYPNIMVEWYPHVLIVSTLWPDGPQRTKNVVEFYYPEEIMLFEREFIEAERAAYMETCIEDDEIGQRMDAGRRILMQRGENDAGPYQSPMEDGMQHFHEWYRSKLDV
- a CDS encoding DMT family transporter, whose product is MQSLWMLFASFMFAAMGVCVKLASETFSTSEIVMYRGLVGMTVLFCMMRMQGTSFRTTMPFAHLWRGVVGVVSLWLWFYAIARLPLATAMTLNYMAPIWIAVWLFLHGWWHAKNHIEWPLIGAVFMSFIGVTLLLQPAFHSNQLFEAMLALSSSVLSAMAYMQVRKLGLAGEPESRVVFFFSITNFVAGMAGHIVEAGGSPVVWHMPDNTRSALLLLGIGLCATAAQVAMTRAYRLGNTLVVANLQYSGIVFSSFWGILVFSDVFNWHSWAGIGIILLSGMAATFYNTRNTERGKAIAKTDPIASEV